The Nocardioides marmorisolisilvae genomic interval ATCACGACCTCGGTATCTACGTAGACCGGGGCGTGAAAGATCATTTCCTCACCGCCCCCCATCAAGCGCACGCCTTCGAGTGGGATCCACTGCATGTCGTCGCCCTTGGTCCCGTCGATCCTGAGCTCGTCCTCTGACCCGCCGTCGGTCCAGTCGAGGTAGGACGGCAGGAAGTTCGGCGGCACGACGATTCCGTCATACCCAGCCGCCTTGGCTGCGGCTTCATCGAAGAAGATCGGGTTGTTGTCTCCGATCGCTCGCGCGTATCGCTGGGACGTGAGCGTATCGATGGTCGTGCGCATCGATGGCGACGAGTCGCCGATGTGTCGCTTGACCTCTTCGATGAGTTCAGCACTGACTGTCATGGTTGACCTTTCTCACGCGATTGAGTTGCTGGCTCGGAGTGCGGCGATCTCGGCTTCGGTGAGCCCGAGATCGCCCGCGAGGATCGAATCGGTGCTCTGTCCCTTGGC includes:
- a CDS encoding FAS1-like dehydratase domain-containing protein, producing MTVSAELIEEVKRHIGDSSPSMRTTIDTLTSQRYARAIGDNNPIFFDEAAAKAAGYDGIVVPPNFLPSYLDWTDGGSEDELRIDGTKGDDMQWIPLEGVRLMGGGEEMIFHAPVYVDTEVVMTSHLDDVTARESRSGLLMVIKVRNNYKTAGGTPLMTSVRTVLGR